The Pseudonocardia broussonetiae DNA segment GTCGAGCTGCTGGACGGGCCGTGGCTCGAACCCGTCGCCGGGCGCCGGTTCGACCGGATCGTCTCCAACCCGCCGTTCGTGCCCGGCCCCGCGCGCGTCGACTACGTCTACCGCGACTCCGGCCGCGCCGGCGACGAGGCGCTCGCCGCGCTGGTGGCCGACCTGCCCGCGCACCTGGAGCCGGGCGGGGTGGCGCAGCTGCTCGGGTCGTGGCTGCACGTGCGCGGCGAGGACTGGCCCGACCGCGTCCGCTCGTGGCTCCCGCCCGGCGTCGACGCGTGGATCGTGCAGCGGGAGGTCGCCGACCCGGCGCTGCACGTCGGGACGTGGCAGCGCGACGCCGGGCTCGACCTCACCTCGCCCGCCGCCCGCGCGCAGGCCGGGGCGTGGCTGGACTGGATGGAGTCGGCCGACGTCGAGGCCGTCGGGTTCGGGTACCTGGTGCTGCGCCGCACCGACGGCGCGCCGGAGGTCGTGGTCGAGGACCTGCTCACCGAGGTGTCCGACCCGCTGGGCCCGGAGGTGGCCGGCTGGCTCGACCGCGTCGACTGGCTGCGCGCCCACGCCGCCGACGACGTCCTGCTCGGCGCCCGCCTCGCCGTGGCGCCCGGTGTGGTCCTGGAGAGCTGGTCGGAGCCGGGCGAGGAGGGCTGGACCGACGCCGGGTCGGCCGTCGCCCGGCTCGACGGCCCGCGCTGGCGGCACGAGGTCGACGCCCCCGCCGCTGCCCTGCTGGCCGGGTGCCGGGGCGCGCTGCCGCTCGACGAGCTGCTGGAGCTGCTGGCCTTCGCCCACGACCGGCCGGTCGGTGAGCTCGTCGCGGCCACCCTGCCCGCCGTGCGCGAGCTCGTGCGGCACGGGCTGCTGGTGCCGGCGTGAG contains these protein-coding regions:
- a CDS encoding DUF7059 domain-containing protein, with the translated sequence MDAAVTDALRTALTRHRYTTDAVRDLLGAGAHAALGRGEVEPAHRAARDAGELGVLVRLLLLGAVEPDAAVAAALAPLSPADAATAGLLRAVDGGWAAALDLRPYGVDDPDDPAEWWVLSDLDARRQERDHVTGVGGASLTLASATDRRPVGTLLDLGTGCGVQALHATRHARAVTATDVAPRALALARATFALNGLDVELLDGPWLEPVAGRRFDRIVSNPPFVPGPARVDYVYRDSGRAGDEALAALVADLPAHLEPGGVAQLLGSWLHVRGEDWPDRVRSWLPPGVDAWIVQREVADPALHVGTWQRDAGLDLTSPAARAQAGAWLDWMESADVEAVGFGYLVLRRTDGAPEVVVEDLLTEVSDPLGPEVAGWLDRVDWLRAHAADDVLLGARLAVAPGVVLESWSEPGEEGWTDAGSAVARLDGPRWRHEVDAPAAALLAGCRGALPLDELLELLAFAHDRPVGELVAATLPAVRELVRHGLLVPA